A DNA window from Mycolicibacter terrae contains the following coding sequences:
- a CDS encoding SRPBCC family protein, with protein MSTVALSTELPISAQRAAALARKPALMQFVLAPLLTMPALRAPDRLEVGTSASARLWWFGVLPAWTHHIEIKELDDLMIYTNERGGPVRTWNHRLTFTPLDEHRCRYTDEIETDDGVKGLGTRLFIRVLFGHRHRRWRTLAAILA; from the coding sequence ATGAGCACCGTTGCGCTCAGCACCGAGCTGCCGATCTCAGCGCAGCGCGCCGCGGCCCTGGCGCGCAAACCGGCGTTGATGCAGTTCGTCCTCGCCCCGCTTCTCACCATGCCCGCGTTGAGGGCCCCCGACCGCCTCGAGGTGGGAACCAGCGCGTCGGCACGGTTGTGGTGGTTCGGCGTCCTGCCGGCCTGGACTCATCACATCGAGATCAAAGAGCTTGACGACCTGATGATCTACACCAACGAGCGCGGCGGTCCGGTGCGCACCTGGAACCACCGCCTCACCTTCACTCCCCTCGACGAGCATCGCTGCCGCTATACCGACGAGATCGAAACCGACGACGGCGTCAAGGGATTGGGCACCCGACTGTTCATCCGGGTGTTATTCGGCCACCGGCACCGCCGCTGGCGCACCCTCGCAGCCATCCTCGCTTGA
- a CDS encoding TetR/AcrR family transcriptional regulator, producing MDVDCRELTGAQSRTRAAILEATASVLARDRTATLPEIAAAAQVARSTLHRYFADRDRLIYEATLDSIRVIGDILTAAATAEGPAVDAMRRVITTLAPEGDRIVFLFADPAVLRDIPAEQLPNSARVLDLIRRGQQEGAFDPGLPPEWIRIALFGLLVKACSEAAHGAVPRHSIVPSLIRIFERGVAADSPS from the coding sequence ATGGACGTCGACTGCCGGGAGCTGACCGGCGCGCAATCACGCACCCGAGCGGCGATCCTCGAGGCCACGGCATCCGTGCTCGCCCGAGACCGCACTGCCACGCTGCCCGAGATCGCCGCGGCCGCCCAGGTCGCGCGTTCGACCCTGCACCGCTATTTCGCCGACCGGGACCGGCTGATCTACGAGGCCACCCTGGATTCGATCCGCGTGATCGGCGACATCCTCACCGCCGCGGCCACCGCCGAGGGGCCAGCGGTCGATGCGATGCGCCGCGTGATCACCACTTTGGCCCCCGAGGGCGATCGGATCGTATTCCTCTTCGCCGACCCTGCGGTACTGCGGGACATCCCGGCCGAGCAGCTGCCGAACTCCGCACGGGTCCTCGACCTCATCCGCCGCGGCCAGCAAGAAGGCGCCTTCGATCCCGGGCTGCCCCCGGAATGGATTCGGATCGCGCTGTTCGGCCTGCTGGTCAAGGCCTGCAGTGAAGCGGCGCACGGCGCCGTGCCGCGCCACAGCATCGTGCCGTCGCTCATCCGCATCTTCGAGCGCGGCGTGGCGGCGGACTCGCCGTCATGA
- a CDS encoding MmpS family transport accessory protein — protein MSQRSPRRPLLARVWMPLVALIALSVGALGMWKVHQMSAPGPVLTVNPPQAPEQFNPKKLTYEVFGSAGEGALLSYLDIDGHPHTVELDALPWTHQETTMLTVVSGSISAQVRGDFVGCRILVNDVVRDEHTNTRANADITCRVKSA, from the coding sequence ATGAGTCAGCGTTCGCCGCGCCGGCCGCTGTTGGCGCGCGTCTGGATGCCGCTGGTCGCGCTGATCGCGCTCAGCGTAGGGGCACTGGGCATGTGGAAGGTTCACCAGATGTCGGCTCCGGGGCCGGTTTTGACGGTCAATCCGCCCCAGGCTCCCGAACAGTTCAACCCGAAGAAGCTCACCTACGAGGTGTTCGGCTCGGCAGGGGAAGGTGCCTTGCTCTCCTACCTCGACATCGACGGGCACCCGCACACCGTCGAGTTGGACGCCCTGCCCTGGACACATCAGGAGACGACGATGCTCACGGTGGTCTCCGGCAGCATCTCGGCGCAGGTGCGCGGCGACTTCGTCGGCTGCCGGATCCTGGTCAATGACGTGGTCCGTGACGAGCACACCAACACCCGGGCGAATGCCGACATCACCTGCCGGGTGAAGTCCGCATGA